The Hoplias malabaricus isolate fHopMal1 chromosome 9, fHopMal1.hap1, whole genome shotgun sequence genome contains a region encoding:
- the zgc:194930 gene encoding uncharacterized protein zgc:194930: protein MGCRCCRMIKSYIYDPSVPVEAHGHKQDQSFNSLVPPYQCHRLPEEVNPKKQGFHNLGFTSSTSPTKLDIDNNHINRLHVSNQARSSPPQATGGDATLYILQPEGEGSPIKTTTSVPTAPPINSITMLGTEPSKRTERFRDSGLGNGGMMDGNDGSEGYLCGQEEEEDDTRRLKTAGSSEYVVDTADEESVISVDIHTSSTSLSSADTKLFVGDSIEEDPSLSRREGKRDKETEDVISVTDSMVAEALAALEAATEGEECE from the coding sequence TTACATCTATGATCCCTCGGTTCCTGTAGAGGCCCATGGACACAAGCAGGACCAGTCCTTTAACTCCTTAGTTCCCCCTTACCAATGTCACAGACTACCAGAAGAGGTCAACCCCAAGAAGCAAGGTTTCCACAACCTGGGCTTCACCAGCAGCACCAGCCCTACCAAACTAGACATTGACAACAATCACATAAACCGTCTCCATGTTAGTAACCAGGCTAGATCCAGCCCGCCTCAGGCAACAGGAGGTGACGCTACCCTGTATATTCTACAGCCTGAGGGAGAAGGGTCCCCCATTAAAACTACTACTTCTGTTCCTACTGCCCCACCGATAAACAGCATAACAATGCTGGGAACAGAACCCAGTAAACGTACAGAGAGGTTCAGAGACTCAGGCCTCGGGAATGGAGGAATGATGGATGGCAACGATGGGTCAGAGGGCTACCTGTGTggacaggaggaagaggaagacgaCACTCGGAGACTGAAGACAGCTGGGAGCTCAGAATATGTTGTGGACACAGCTGATGAAGAGAGTGTGATATCAGTGGACATTCACACTAGTAGCACCAGCCTCTCCTCAGCTGACACCAAGCTGTTTGTGGGGGACAGCATAGAGGAAGATCCCTCGCTTTCCAGGAGAGAGGGGAAACGTGACAAAGAAACTGAGGATGTTATAAGTGTAACAGACTCGATGGTGGCTGAAGCACTTGCTGCCTTGGAGGCGGCCACTGAAGGagaagagtgtgagtga